GCCATCGTCGCCCGTCTGGACGGCAATGTCCTCCACATTCGCCATGCACGGGGCACCTGGGATCTGCCTCTGCACATCTCCGGGGTGGAGCTAGAGGTGGAAACCCGGGGGTTCGAGCACATCGAGAAACTACGGGCAGCTCTCGCGGAGAGTGGATATGCCGTGGAGGTGGATTCGCCACGGGAGGTGCGATAGGAAGAGGGTTGACCGCACTGTGCATTGCATATAGCAGCATGCGGTTTATGGTCTACCTCGGGTGGCGGGATCCGTCCCTTCCTCATTTACCGTTGCCAAGGGGGAAATACTCCCGGTAAACGCGTTTCCGCTCGTCGAGATCGGTGTGGAGGTAGATCTCGGTCGTTTTGATCGAAGTATGACCCAGATTCTCCTGCACCACGCGCAGGTTTTTCGACCGCCTGTAGAGCTCGCTCGCGTAGCTGTGCCGGATCTTGTGGGGGGTGATGCCGGGCGGGGCATACTGTCTGAAGATCAGCTGGACCATCCGCGAGGAGAGGGGCTTTCCCTGCTGGCCTTCGAAGAGGGGGCCGTCGATGCGATTCCCCAGGTACTCCTCGATCTCCCGAAGTGTCTCATCGTCCACAAAAACGGTTCGTATTTTGTCTCCTTTTCCGCTTATCCGGATTGTCCGCTCCTCAAAATCGATATCCCGAATGTGGATGCTGCACAGCTCGGAAACGCGGACGCCCGTGGCGTAGATGATCCGGACGATAAGGCGGTCCCGAATGGCGTCTATCGAATCGAGGAGCCTCATCACCTGGCTGTGTTTGAGGTAGACCAGTTCCTGATTCTTGATCTTCGGGCGTTCGACATTCGCAGCGGGATTCGTTGCAATCGCCTCCTGCGACTGCAGGAAACGGTAGAAAGAACTGAGCGTGGAGATGATGCGGTGGAGTGTCTTGGGCTTGTACGTGCGGAGCGATGTGAGGAAGGCGAGATAGTCGTTGATGAGGACGGGTGTCACGCTGACCTCGGTATCCATGCGGGCCTGGCCGAGATCTTTCCAGTAGAACACCAGCTTCTCCGGATCGGAGTTTCTGCGCAGCCAGACGTAGCAGGCGAAGTAGCGGATCACGCCGCTGTATGTTTCGATGGTCCTGGGCGAGTAATTCCGCATGCGGAGGTGGTACTGGTAGCGCGTGAGCCACTCGGAAAAAAAGCCGTTCTCCATGGTTGAAATTTAGTTTCTGGTAATAAATAAACTTTTTCGCAAAATGGATGTTCTGCGAAATAATGGGGCAGACCTCCCCGAAGAGGAGAGCGCTGGTTGCACGTCCACGGAAGCGTTCGTCCTCCCCTCCCACGCTTTGCCGCGAAGGTACATGACGATCTGCCCATCGATGAAAGGGCATCGCTGTCGGATTCGTCATGCGATCGCGGATAACAGTTCCGTCTCTCTTTGAGCAGGGCCCTCCGACCGGTTCCGCTCTTCTCCGACGCCGTGGCGCAGGTCTTTGTCAGAGGTATATCTCTCCAGTGGCGCTGAGTTTGCCAGACGGGCTCCTGCGTCCCCGCTTTCGGGGTCTCCCGGGATTCTCGTACCGTCCGGTAGGGCACGCGCTGGGGGGCACGTTCTCGCGCAACCGTTCTCACCGGCGAGTACGAAGGAGGCATCAGGGATAAACCGGATGCGGGTATATCGGGGAAGTGCCGGAGAGTCGCAAGAAGGGATCCGGCTCTCTCCCCGGCGGATACGGGAACGCACCTCCATCGTCGATTCACCATGCTGGAGGATGTCCGAGGGGCGATTCTTTCCATCGAACCCCCTCATGCGATTGCTGGGATGAGAGGGTCCGCGAGACAGCAATAAACCATATACTGCTATACGGGAAATGCTCGGAACGGGAAGCCTGCCCGTTCCCCGGACGGCGCGTCCTCGGTGCCCTGGATGCGGAACCCGGCGGGACTATCCCCGGCAATCCCCCTCTGCCGTGCAGGCGCAGCGGATCGTCTCGGCATGTACCCTGCCGGATGCGCACCCCTTCCCCCCATCGGTATCCAGCGCAGGATGGACTGCACGGAGAATGGGATCCAGGCAGCACGGAATCCGAATGCAAGGGGCTTTATCGATGCATCGGGGGATGGATGCAGGTATTTGATGCGGAGCACGGCGGAAGGCCGTACTCCGTGCCTCTCGGTACTGGACTAAACCTTTAAACCGATCAACATGAAAAATTGAAAATTATGTTCGTCCCAAAGAAGTGCTTCTTCACGAAGGGGGTCGGGGTCCATAAAGACCGGCTCGCATCGTTCGAGCTCGCCTTGCGGAAGGCAGGAATCGAAAAACTGAACCTGGTCTACGTATCGAGCATCTTCCCCCCCAACTGCCGACTCATCACGGTCGATGAAGGACTGCGGCAGCTGCAGCCCGGTCAGATCACCTATGTCGTCATGGCAAGGAGCGACACGTGCGAGCCCAACAGGCTCATCTCCGCGGCAATCGGTCTGGCACTGCCCAGGGACGTGAAGGAATACGGATACCTATCGGAACATCACGCATTCGGAGAGACCAGCCAGAAGTCCGGTGAGTATGCCGAAGATCTCGCCGCCACCATGCTCGCCACGACACAGGGAATCGAGTTCGATCCCAACTCTGCATGGCAGGAGCGTGAGCAGATATACAAGGCGAGCGGCAAGATATTCAAGACCACGCACATCTGCCAGTCCGCCGAAGGGGAGAAGAACGGACTCTGGACAACCGTGCTCGCCGCTGCCGTCTTCCTCTGATCCCCCTCTGCAATCTTTCGCTCCTGCCGCCATTCGTCCCGAGGCGCCTGATGTCCCCCTGGAGGTCGGAGGCGGGAAGATTCCAGAGCGCCCCGATCGCGACCATGAACCATCCCTCGCTATACGGATACGCTCATCCTCATTCCCTGGGCGCAGCCGGGACATACTCGACCCCGGGTCTTCTCCTGCCCACTTCCATGCGGTAGAGTTTCATCAACGGGAACACCTCGGGAGGAATGTCCATGGTCAGACGGTCTCCGAGGATCTCCTTCATCTCGTCGGCCATGAACGGCCGATCGTGCGGGTATTCCCCGGCGACGAACGTCTGGAGAACCCGCTCGATGGTAGCGCTGTCGTACCTATCC
This portion of the Methanomicrobiales archaeon genome encodes:
- a CDS encoding tyrosine-type recombinase/integrase encodes the protein MENGFFSEWLTRYQYHLRMRNYSPRTIETYSGVIRYFACYVWLRRNSDPEKLVFYWKDLGQARMDTEVSVTPVLINDYLAFLTSLRTYKPKTLHRIISTLSSFYRFLQSQEAIATNPAANVERPKIKNQELVYLKHSQVMRLLDSIDAIRDRLIVRIIYATGVRVSELCSIHIRDIDFEERTIRISGKGDKIRTVFVDDETLREIEEYLGNRIDGPLFEGQQGKPLSSRMVQLIFRQYAPPGITPHKIRHSYASELYRRSKNLRVVQENLGHTSIKTTEIYLHTDLDERKRVYREYFPLGNGK
- a CDS encoding arginine decarboxylase, pyruvoyl-dependent, giving the protein MFVPKKCFFTKGVGVHKDRLASFELALRKAGIEKLNLVYVSSIFPPNCRLITVDEGLRQLQPGQITYVVMARSDTCEPNRLISAAIGLALPRDVKEYGYLSEHHAFGETSQKSGEYAEDLAATMLATTQGIEFDPNSAWQEREQIYKASGKIFKTTHICQSAEGEKNGLWTTVLAAAVFL